From Bradyrhizobium symbiodeficiens, the proteins below share one genomic window:
- the arsB gene encoding ACR3 family arsenite efflux transporter gives MGIFERYLTLWVALCIVVGVALGHVLPGFFGAIAAAEVAKVNLPVAVLIWLMIVPMLLKIDFGSLGQVREHWRGVGVTLFINWAVKPFSMALLGSFFIGHLFAPLLPAGQISSYIAGLILLAAAPCTAMVFVWSNLCEGEPNYTLSQVALNDVIMVFLFAPLVGLLLGVASISVPWGTLLLSVLLYIVVPVIVAQLWRKVLLRSGAAGFDRVMRALQPLSLVALLATLVLLFGFQGEQIVRQPLVIAILAVPILVQVYLNAGLAYWLSRRFGVAWCVAAPAALIGASNFFELAVAAAISLFGLDSGAALATVVGVLVEVPVMLSVVRIVKATRGWYEAGAGKATTALEARQ, from the coding sequence ATGGGCATCTTCGAACGATACCTCACTCTGTGGGTTGCGCTTTGCATCGTCGTCGGCGTCGCACTGGGACACGTCCTGCCGGGCTTCTTCGGAGCCATCGCAGCCGCTGAGGTCGCCAAGGTCAACCTGCCGGTCGCAGTGCTGATCTGGCTCATGATCGTGCCCATGTTGCTGAAGATCGACTTCGGCTCGCTCGGTCAGGTCCGGGAGCACTGGCGCGGCGTCGGCGTCACCCTTTTCATCAATTGGGCCGTGAAGCCGTTCTCGATGGCCCTGCTGGGCTCCTTCTTCATCGGCCACCTCTTCGCGCCGCTGCTGCCGGCTGGCCAGATTTCGTCCTACATCGCCGGCTTGATTCTGCTGGCGGCCGCGCCCTGCACCGCGATGGTGTTCGTGTGGTCCAATTTGTGCGAGGGAGAGCCTAACTACACGCTGAGCCAGGTCGCCCTGAACGACGTGATCATGGTGTTCCTGTTTGCGCCGCTGGTGGGACTGCTGCTCGGCGTGGCCTCGATCAGTGTTCCCTGGGGCACGCTGCTGCTCTCGGTCCTGCTGTACATCGTGGTTCCCGTGATCGTCGCGCAGTTATGGCGCAAGGTGCTGCTCCGAAGCGGCGCGGCCGGCTTCGACCGCGTCATGCGGGCGCTGCAGCCACTGTCGTTGGTCGCGCTCCTCGCGACATTGGTGCTGCTGTTCGGCTTCCAGGGAGAGCAGATCGTCAGGCAACCGCTCGTCATTGCCATCCTTGCCGTTCCAATCCTCGTGCAAGTCTATCTCAACGCGGGGTTGGCGTACTGGCTGAGCCGACGATTTGGCGTAGCCTGGTGCGTCGCGGCTCCAGCCGCCCTCATCGGCGCGAGCAACTTCTTCGAGCTGGCGGTCGCCGCCGCGATCAGCCTGTTCGGCCTGGACTCCGGCGCCGCGCTGGCGACCGTGGTCGGTGTGCTCGTCGAGGTCCCGGTGATGCTGTCCGTCGTCCGCATCGTCAAGGCGACCCGGGGCTGGTACGAAGCGGGCGCCGGCAAAGCCACCACAGCCCTGGAAGCGCGCCAGTGA
- a CDS encoding arsenate reductase ArsC, whose translation MSDQIYNVLFLCTGNSARSILAESILRRDGANRFRAFSAGSTPKGEVHPLALRTLEAMDYPTDGMRSKSWLEFASADAPVMDFVFTVCDNAAGESCPIWPGQPMTAHWGIEDPAAAEGSELQKQAAFVTAFRYLKNRIDTFLNLPLRSIDRLSLGTRLREIGRSDGATSHRDDVA comes from the coding sequence GTGTCTGACCAGATCTACAACGTGCTGTTTCTCTGCACCGGCAACTCGGCGCGATCGATCCTGGCCGAGTCGATCCTTCGGAGGGACGGCGCCAACCGCTTTCGAGCCTTCTCCGCCGGGAGCACGCCAAAGGGCGAGGTGCATCCGCTCGCACTGCGCACGCTCGAGGCCATGGACTACCCGACCGACGGGATGCGCTCGAAAAGCTGGCTGGAATTCGCGAGCGCCGATGCGCCCGTGATGGATTTCGTCTTCACTGTTTGTGACAACGCAGCGGGCGAATCCTGCCCGATCTGGCCGGGCCAGCCGATGACGGCGCATTGGGGCATTGAAGATCCCGCTGCGGCCGAAGGTTCCGAGCTTCAGAAGCAGGCGGCGTTCGTCACTGCGTTCCGCTATCTCAAGAATCGGATCGATACCTTCCTGAACCTGCCGCTGAGGAGCATCGACAGGCTGTCGCTCGGAACCAGGCTGCGCGAGATCGGCCGCTCCGATGGCGCGACATCCCACCGAGACGACGTGGCGTGA
- a CDS encoding ArsR/SmtB family transcription factor, translating to MENEEAVLSLAALAQSTRLEAFRTLVRHEPEGLAAGDLARLLEVPQNTLSAHLAILSRARLVSSERHSRSIVYRANLGEFRDVTLFLLRDCCGGRPEVCDPVVETLQSCCSPKRKERSRV from the coding sequence ATGGAAAACGAAGAAGCCGTCCTGTCCCTTGCCGCTTTGGCTCAGTCGACCCGTCTGGAGGCGTTCCGGACGCTGGTCAGGCACGAGCCCGAGGGCCTCGCCGCCGGCGACCTCGCCCGCCTGCTGGAGGTTCCCCAGAACACGCTCTCCGCACATCTGGCGATCCTGAGCCGGGCGCGCCTCGTCTCCTCCGAGCGGCACAGCCGCTCGATCGTCTACCGCGCCAATCTCGGCGAATTCCGCGACGTCACGCTCTTCCTGCTTCGCGATTGCTGCGGCGGGCGACCGGAGGTCTGCGATCCCGTCGTCGAAACATTGCAATCCTGCTGCTCGCCGAAACGGAAGGAACGAAGCCGTGTCTGA
- a CDS encoding ArsR/SmtB family transcription factor — MKIADAAARLEALGNQTRLQIYRALVRAGHAGMPVGRLQDKLKIPASTLSHHIKTLVSVGLVSQIRESTTLICHANFDAMRGLVDFLAAECCADEVGCKDTQTAA; from the coding sequence ATGAAGATCGCCGACGCAGCAGCACGTTTGGAGGCCCTGGGTAATCAAACCCGGCTTCAAATCTATCGGGCGTTGGTCCGTGCCGGGCATGCCGGCATGCCGGTCGGTCGCCTCCAGGACAAGCTGAAGATCCCGGCGTCGACACTGTCGCATCACATCAAGACCTTGGTCTCGGTCGGCCTCGTCAGCCAGATCAGGGAATCGACCACCCTGATCTGCCACGCCAATTTCGATGCCATGCGGGGCCTCGTCGATTTCCTGGCGGCGGAGTGCTGCGCGGACGAAGTTGGATGCAAGGATACGCAGACGGCCGCCTGA
- a CDS encoding NAD(P)-binding domain-containing protein: MNARTVAIIGAGPVGLAAAAHVLERGMSPIVIEAGPEAAHAIRQWQHVQLFSPWEYNVDKAAARLLAPTGWNSPDPHAYPTGGELIDRYLTPLATRTPLRETIRTSSRVTAISRVGFDRAKTKGREQAPFEIRYQNGGGPEMLRADAVIDASGTWFSPNPAGSNGLPAIGERERAHRIAYGMPDVRGADRARYAGKTVVVLGAGHSAVGTLIDLAQLAGEVPGTRAIWLLRGTDPSKAFGGGSNDKLAARGALGSTFAALVAAGKIRVETGFGVTHLSETDGRLRISAGSCSGAQSVVADELVVSTGFRPDLSFLSELRLRLDPAIEAPVALAPLIDPNEHSCGTVRPHGARELAHDEPGFYLAGMKSYGRAPTFLMMTGYEQVRSIVADIAGDKEAAARVELVLPETGVCTRGGVEAAGAGCCGGPAKAEPSACCAADETAKTEGRAGCGCS, from the coding sequence ATGAACGCCAGGACGGTCGCCATCATCGGAGCCGGGCCGGTTGGCCTTGCTGCGGCTGCGCATGTGCTCGAACGCGGCATGTCTCCCATCGTGATCGAGGCCGGCCCTGAAGCCGCGCACGCGATCCGTCAGTGGCAGCACGTCCAGCTGTTCTCGCCATGGGAATACAATGTCGACAAAGCGGCGGCACGGCTGCTCGCGCCAACCGGATGGAATTCGCCGGACCCTCACGCCTATCCGACCGGCGGCGAGCTGATCGATCGATATCTCACCCCGCTCGCAACACGCACGCCGCTTCGGGAGACAATTCGGACTTCGAGCCGGGTCACGGCCATCAGCCGCGTCGGCTTCGACAGGGCGAAAACGAAGGGCAGGGAGCAGGCGCCGTTCGAAATCCGCTATCAGAACGGCGGGGGTCCCGAGATGCTTCGCGCCGATGCCGTGATCGACGCGTCAGGCACGTGGTTCTCTCCCAATCCCGCGGGCAGCAACGGTCTGCCTGCGATCGGCGAACGCGAGCGCGCCCACCGCATCGCTTATGGTATGCCGGATGTGCGGGGCGCAGATCGTGCCAGATATGCCGGCAAGACCGTTGTCGTGCTCGGTGCAGGCCATTCCGCCGTGGGTACGTTGATTGATCTCGCGCAGCTCGCGGGTGAGGTGCCGGGCACGCGAGCGATCTGGCTGTTGCGCGGCACTGATCCTTCAAAGGCGTTCGGTGGCGGCAGCAATGACAAGCTTGCTGCGCGCGGCGCGCTGGGCTCGACTTTCGCCGCCCTCGTGGCCGCAGGGAAGATCAGGGTCGAAACAGGCTTCGGCGTCACGCATCTCTCGGAGACCGACGGCCGTCTCAGGATTTCAGCGGGCAGCTGCTCCGGCGCGCAGAGTGTGGTGGCGGACGAACTGGTCGTCTCGACTGGCTTCCGTCCCGATCTCTCGTTCCTGTCCGAGCTGCGGCTGCGGCTCGACCCGGCGATAGAGGCGCCGGTTGCGCTCGCGCCGCTGATCGATCCTAACGAACACAGCTGCGGCACGGTCCGTCCCCACGGCGCCCGCGAGCTCGCGCATGACGAGCCGGGCTTCTATCTCGCCGGCATGAAGTCCTATGGTCGTGCGCCGACCTTCCTGATGATGACCGGATACGAACAGGTCCGTTCCATCGTGGCCGACATCGCGGGCGACAAGGAGGCCGCGGCCCGGGTCGAGCTCGTGCTGCCGGAGACCGGCGTCTGCACGCGCGGCGGTGTCGAGGCGGCGGGGGCGGGATGCTGCGGCGGTCCCGCGAAGGCGGAGCCGTCAGCCTGCTGTGCTGCCGATGAAACCGCAAAGACGGAAGGTCGCGCGGGGTGCGGCTGCTCATGA
- a CDS encoding MFS transporter — protein MTQVPADRETGPLAIVFALGTAQTIAWASSYYLPAILAAPIARDLGLAPTYVFGALSGALVISGLLGPRVGHAIDTFGGRGLLAVSNLVFVAGLLLLSVAHGVVVLVAAWVLLGIGMGMGLYEAAFATLARIYGSNARRTITGITLIAGFASTLGWPLTTWLAAEYDWRVACQVWAAIHICLALPLNLSLPRAVPLDQQPRPDPGASPISGQQSETFAMVLLAYMFAAASFVSSGVSAILPTMLVAFGATPAQALLAGTLVGPAQVGARLLEAGWLGRFHPLLSARLAMLMNPIGVVALVAGGPLLASTFTVLYGAGNGIITIARGTLPLALFGPAGFGRRVGMISLPSRATGALAPLALGVMVERFGSSALWISAVASISAFFALLLLRADQTK, from the coding sequence ATGACGCAGGTCCCCGCGGACCGGGAGACAGGTCCGCTCGCAATTGTCTTCGCACTCGGAACCGCGCAGACCATCGCGTGGGCATCGAGCTATTATCTTCCTGCCATCCTGGCGGCGCCGATTGCGCGCGATCTCGGTCTTGCGCCGACCTACGTGTTCGGCGCGCTCTCGGGGGCGCTCGTCATCTCCGGCCTGCTCGGGCCACGGGTGGGGCATGCCATCGATACGTTCGGAGGGCGTGGCCTGCTAGCGGTCTCGAACCTCGTCTTCGTGGCAGGCTTGCTCCTCTTGTCCGTAGCTCACGGCGTGGTGGTGCTCGTTGCAGCCTGGGTGTTGCTCGGGATCGGCATGGGCATGGGCCTCTATGAAGCGGCCTTCGCGACGCTTGCGCGCATCTATGGCAGCAACGCGCGACGAACCATAACCGGCATCACCCTGATCGCAGGTTTCGCCAGCACCCTCGGCTGGCCCCTCACGACGTGGCTGGCTGCCGAGTACGACTGGCGCGTGGCCTGCCAGGTGTGGGCGGCGATTCACATCTGTCTGGCGCTGCCGCTCAATCTGTCTCTGCCGCGCGCCGTTCCTTTGGACCAGCAGCCTCGTCCGGATCCGGGAGCGAGCCCAATATCCGGACAGCAGAGCGAGACGTTCGCGATGGTGCTGCTGGCCTACATGTTCGCGGCGGCGAGCTTCGTCAGCTCGGGTGTCTCGGCCATTCTACCGACCATGCTGGTGGCGTTCGGCGCGACGCCAGCACAGGCCCTGCTCGCAGGCACCCTGGTCGGGCCTGCACAGGTCGGTGCCCGCCTTCTGGAAGCAGGGTGGCTCGGCCGGTTTCATCCGCTGTTGTCGGCCCGGCTCGCCATGCTGATGAATCCGATCGGCGTGGTTGCTTTGGTCGCGGGCGGCCCCTTGCTCGCATCGACTTTCACGGTGCTGTATGGCGCAGGCAACGGCATCATCACCATTGCCCGCGGCACGCTTCCTTTGGCACTGTTCGGGCCGGCGGGCTTCGGCCGGCGCGTCGGCATGATCTCGCTGCCGTCGCGGGCGACCGGCGCGCTCGCCCCGCTCGCGCTCGGAGTGATGGTGGAGCGGTTTGGCAGCAGCGCGCTCTGGATCAGCGCGGTGGCCTCGATCTCCGCGTTTTTCGCGCTTCTGTTGCTGCGTGCGGACCAGACAAAATAG
- a CDS encoding MFS transporter, with protein MCIGQLGNLLPHVTLSANLAQHLMPAWGLSAAEGGLMASGYAFGYMLAVPVLTTLTDRLDARIVLLCGSVVSGLATMAFGIFAQGFWSGTIIWSLAGLGFAGAYMPGLKALTDRLPAGDTSRAVTLYTSSFSVGVGLSFLVAQVLADRWGWRTAFYVTGVGPIAMVIACLLIGGHRPVPRTGRLLNFAPVFANREALGYILGYGAHCFELYGIRTWLVGFWTFVVAHQGGPSWMTPVLMSFCFAVISMPASILGNEAALKFGRHRAITVVMVASACVALVIGLNATAPAWVLALLLMMYGLTVPADSGALTAGMSAAAVSEHRGATLALHSTVGFGLSALGAWGTGVALDMAGGPQSAGGWLLVFIVLAAGIALGPLALLWARRSGAEGVARRT; from the coding sequence ATGTGTATCGGCCAGCTCGGCAATCTGCTGCCGCACGTGACGTTGTCCGCGAACTTGGCGCAGCATCTGATGCCGGCGTGGGGGCTGTCCGCCGCCGAAGGCGGCCTGATGGCGAGCGGCTATGCGTTCGGCTACATGCTGGCCGTCCCGGTGCTGACGACGCTGACCGATCGCCTCGACGCGCGGATCGTGCTGTTGTGCGGCTCCGTCGTCAGCGGCCTGGCGACCATGGCCTTCGGCATCTTTGCCCAAGGATTCTGGTCGGGCACCATCATCTGGTCACTCGCGGGACTGGGCTTTGCCGGCGCCTACATGCCCGGCCTGAAGGCGTTGACCGACCGTTTGCCCGCAGGCGACACCTCGCGGGCGGTGACGCTGTACACGTCGAGCTTCTCGGTCGGCGTCGGCCTGTCGTTCCTCGTTGCACAAGTCCTCGCCGATCGCTGGGGATGGCGGACCGCGTTCTACGTCACCGGCGTCGGCCCCATCGCGATGGTGATCGCGTGCCTTCTGATCGGGGGCCATCGGCCTGTCCCGAGGACGGGACGGCTGCTGAATTTCGCACCCGTGTTCGCCAATCGTGAGGCGCTCGGCTACATCCTCGGTTACGGTGCTCACTGCTTCGAGCTGTATGGCATTCGCACCTGGCTGGTCGGGTTCTGGACCTTCGTCGTTGCGCATCAAGGCGGGCCGTCCTGGATGACGCCCGTGCTGATGAGCTTCTGCTTTGCGGTGATCTCGATGCCGGCCAGTATCCTCGGCAACGAGGCCGCTCTGAAATTCGGGCGGCATCGGGCCATCACGGTCGTGATGGTCGCTTCGGCCTGTGTCGCGCTGGTGATCGGTCTCAATGCAACGGCCCCCGCATGGGTGCTCGCGCTGCTGCTGATGATGTACGGCCTGACGGTGCCGGCTGATTCAGGCGCATTGACCGCAGGCATGTCGGCTGCGGCCGTCTCCGAGCATCGCGGTGCAACGCTGGCCCTGCATTCCACGGTCGGCTTCGGCTTGTCGGCGCTCGGCGCGTGGGGCACCGGCGTCGCACTCGACATGGCCGGCGGTCCGCAGAGTGCGGGCGGATGGCTGCTGGTGTTCATCGTGCTGGCGGCCGGAATCGCGCTGGGGCCGTTGGCGTTGCTGTGGGCGCGACGATCCGGTGCCGAGGGCGTCGCGCGGCGGACGTGA